A window of Plasmodium brasilianum strain Bolivian I chromosome 8, whole genome shotgun sequence contains these coding sequences:
- a CDS encoding Tryptophan-rich antigen 3 — protein sequence MVISCHANNKVNFVNTKFATPYLCLTKNENPPENNIKNDIAFHSYVALSIISYCALSNISNIVREDVILLNIYGYTYYVNVHIVNSSKRKLRRYCNSESTEESKSKVSEKDENEGELNKINESKIEEKKRIEIKIEEGKRYERKNDKIKIGEINIDENKIGEGKIDEDKINENGEDEIKIKENIIDENKTGQKKRVKFKIDEIKTDEGKTEEIKTDESKTEEIKIEESKIDENKKNENIGDKNLSNNNNEGETSLNIEELSTKEVLKLAAKKVIDILKKKILEKRDKFKKKVIDKIVFTINQIKGEPLDAYKEEFDDEEIIDEEEEWKVNEWNQWFSNTEKEYDDWIQSIDDYKAQWIKEKDLVFPTFANSLYKSWDRWREQVKSESKDLKEAKWKGWGKEEWKLWLQKYWYEHNQEKWKDIIATYEKNYREWTVNNWNKWKGQKLMSWIMKKWKVREDRKWERWESNKWNKRLRFKEKKQWNVWRYRLEKERLQWKHWIDSKRITVLGENQWKEWDDWKEEKLKIFEEIVDSISKKWVEEEKFHEFK from the exons ATGGTAATAAGTTGTCATgctaataataaagtaaattttgtaaatacaaaatttgcTACTccatatttatgtttaacGAAGAACGAAAATCCTcctgaaaataatattaaaaatgacaTAGCCTTTCATTCTTATGTTGCATTGTCAATTATCTCATATTGTGCCCTTTctaatatttctaatatagTAAGAGAAgatgttatattattaaatatatacggGTATACGTACTATGTAAATGTGCATATTGTg aatTCTTCCAAAAGGAAATTACGACGATACTGTAACTCAGAAAGCACAGAAGAAAGTAAGAGTAAGGTAAGCGAAAAGGATGAAAATGAAGGGGAATTAAATAAGATAAATGAAAgcaaaatagaagaaaaaaaaagaatagaaatcaaaatagaagaaggaaaaaggtatgaaagaaaaaatgataaaataaaaattggtgaaataaatatagacgAAAACAAAATTGGTGAAGGAAAAATTGATGAAGacaaaattaatgaaaacgGAGAAGAcgaaatcaaaataaaagaaaacataatagatgaaaacaaaacaggtcaaaaaaaaagagttaaatttaaaatagatGAAATTAAAACAGACGAAGGAAAAACAGAAGAAATCAAAACAGACGAAAGCAAAACAGAAGAAATCAAAATAGAAGAAAGCAAAATagatgaaaacaaaaaaaatgagaacaTAGGCGATAAAAACCtaagtaacaataataacgAAGGAGAAACTTCATTGAACATTGAGGAATTAAGTACTAAAGAGGTATTAAAATTAGCTGCAAAAAAAGTCATAGacatactaaaaaaaaaaatacttgaaAAAAGGgataagtttaaaaaaaaagtaatagaCAAAATAGTGTTTACAATAAATCAAATTAAAGGAGAACCATTAGACGCATATAAAGAGGAATTTGATGATGAAGAAATAATtgatgaagaagaagaatgGAAAGTAAATGAATGGAATCAATGGTTTTCCAACACTGAAAAGGAATACGATGATTGGATTCAGTCAATAGACGATTATAAAGCCCAGTGGATCAAGGAAAAAGATTTGGTATTTCCAACATTCGCAAATAGTCTATACAAAAGTTGGGATAGGTGGCGTGAACAAGTTAAATCTGAAAGTAAGGATTTGAAAGAGGCCAAATGGAAAGGATGGGGAAAGGAGGAATGGAAATTATGGCTTCAGAAGTATTGGTATGAACATAATCaagaaaaatggaaagatATTATAGCAacgtatgaaaaaaattatcgcGAATGGACAGTTAATAATTGGAATAAATGGAAAGGGCAAAAATTGATGTCGtggataatgaaaaaatggaaagttAGAGAAGACCGGAAATGGGAAAGATGGGAAAGTAACAAATGGAATAAACGTTTAAGatttaaagagaaaaaacaaTGGAATGTTTGGAGATATAGATTAGAAAAAGAACGTTTGCAATGGAAACATTGGATTGATTCAAAAAGGATTACAGTTTTGGGGGAAAATCAATGGAAAGAATGGGACGACtggaaagaagaaaaactTAAGATCTTTGAGGAAATTGTAGATTccatttcaaaaaaatggGTAGAAGAAGAAAAGTTTCAcgaatttaaataa
- a CDS encoding STP1 protein, translating to MENYWIDDNRDEFISSKDKVFGITSTSETWYKDVYKPLIIKIHYFCDHYIFKRVPDRFLKHVRDIIGKIEDFLHVRDNYVDEMDIDCESNDYYIFQGWLYQKEHTLANNKDWHLRQIKFLYHHIFLFGNNTCAVYYIFFHSSYGNIKYLFYKSRDIHRTFASKRNKWKRFSNKRVKTLDNTRSTSVNKGEHGYNNKNYDS from the exons atggagaa TTATTGGATAGACGATAATAGAGATGAATTTATTTCTAGTAAAGATAAAGTGTTTGGTATTACTTCAACTTCTGAAACTTGGTATAAAGATGTTTATAAAcctttaataataaaaatacactATTTTTGTGaccattatatatttaagagaGTCCCTGATAGATTTCTAAAACATGTAAGGGATATAATTGGTAAAATTGAGGACTTCTTACATGTAAGAGATAATTACGTTGATGAAATGGACATTGACTGTGAGTCTaatgattattatatatttcaaggTTGGTTATATCAAAAGGAACATACCTTAGCTAATAACAAAGATTGGCACTTGAGGCAAATAAAGTTTCTTTATCATCACATTTTCCT gTTTGGGAATAATACTTGTGcagtttattatattttttttcattcttcttatggtaatataaaatatttattctataaaaGTCGTGATATTCATCGAACCTTTGCT AGCAAACGGAATAAATGGAAAAGGTTTTCTAATAAAAGAGTAAAAACTCTTGATAACACAAGAAGTACTTCTGTAAATAAAGGGGAGCATGGGtacaataacaaaaattatgattCTTAA
- a CDS encoding hypothetical protein (conserved Plasmodium protein), with protein MSSILFWVLIILLLFGLPFYKFKVSNTNIIKDVDFEIKYEATTKRLYVESVNKEKCGNQNYYINENCKIVSSLGKIDENNTELCLNKKNKCSYISNYIFQNLGIKSITKRDFSNLFHSNRSTIKTQEKCNKEVHLNEKIKCTCCEKEIPNTTEGEVEGKEKGTNIDNNNYYHFKDCKCILHYEVEYDDTVTPNKCESFTCTDGFCTLLINGEPFCSCFDNFYFDKNRNAYSQNNNSQDHSLNRFQSVLDPKNRLNINHTYNKACQANQIRNEQGNCEDKDDHAIEDICFRLECFINSNKPECACVNKKREKIGNNIFDVSNINLCTLNNINCDYGKCNNLLKKEELGCICDENYKYDKSLKVCISSSLTGLLNYILLLVLFALITSVL; from the exons ATGTCTTCCATCTTGTTTTGGgttttaataattcttttactATTTGGTTTACcattttacaaatttaaaGTCTCAAAtactaatataataaaagatgtAGACTTTGAAATTAAGTATGAAGCAACAACAAAACGTTTGTATGTTGAAAGTGTTAACAAGGAAAAATGTGGCAACCAAAATTACTACATAAATGAGAACTGCAAAATTGTTAGTTCTCTCGGAAAAATTGATGAGAATAATACCGAATTgtgtttaaataaaaaaaataaatgttcgtatatttcaaattatatttttcaaaatttggGTATAAAGTCAATTACTAAACGAGATTTTTCcaatttatttcattcgAATAGATCAACTATTAAAACGCAAGAAAAATGTAACAAAGAAGTGCacttaaatgaaaaaataaaatgtacatgCTGCGAGAAAGAAATACCAAATACTACTGAAGGTGAAGtagaaggaaaagaaaaaggtaCAAACATAGATAATAACAATTATTACCACTTTAAGGactgtaaatgtatattgcATTATGAGGTAGAATATGATGATACTGTTACTCCTAATAAATGTGAAAGTTTTACTTGTACAGATGGATTTTGCACTCTTCTAATAAATGGAGAGCCATTTTGTTCTTgttttgataatttttattttgataaaaacaGAAATGCAT ATTcgcaaaataataattcccAAGACCATTCACTAAATCGTTTTCAAAGTGTATTGGATCCAAAAAACagattaaatataaatcatacatataataaggCTTGCCAGGCAAATCAAATAAGAAATGAACAGGGAAATTGTGAAGATAAAGACGATCATGCAATAGAAGATATTTGCTTTAGATTAgaatgttttattaattctaatAAACCTGAATGTGCATGTGTAAATAAgaagagagaaaaaataggtaataacatttttgatgtttcaaatataaatcTATGCACACTTAATAACATTAATTGTGATTACGGAAAATGTAacaatttgttaaaaaaagaggaacTAGGATGTATCTGCGATGAAAActataaatatgataaatcTTTAAAAGTTTGCATTAGCTCCTCCTTAACAGGCCTTTTAAACTATATACTTCTTTTAGTGTTATTTGCTTTAATTACAAgtgtattataa